Sequence from the Ereboglobus luteus genome:
TCCGCTTAATCCGGAAGGTATTCTGTTTGAACAGGGGAGGAAAGTCGATAGATTGAATGAGGTCGCATACGGCGAACTTAAGCGAGTTGATCGCATTCGCAGGTATAATTATATGACACTGAGCCTTCTTACGGGTGTTCCCTTTAAAGAATTTGACTTGTTGAGCAATTATATCAATGAAGGGAAAATGAAAATAGCGACAATGATCGCCAAATTGGACGAGCATGTGGTGTTTTGGGAGGATTTTGTCATGAGGTTGAATGATTTGAACGAAAATCCAACAGAAGAGAAAATACAAGAGTTCGCAGGATTAATAATTAAAAACCGAACCAATATTCATTCAAATTATCGGATTTTTTATATAAGATGGGTTGATGTATATAGGAATTGCGTTAAGCCAGTTGTTGAGGTCGTGACAAAAAAATATTCTAGGATTGATCTTAATGGTGATGCGATAAGGTGGTTCTGGATGTATGATAATTTCGTTAAGGGGCGTCCTCTGTCTAGCGCTGCCGCCAAAGACCGCTAGGGCATGAGTTTCGCAAGGCATCCGGTTTGCACCGGAACGGCGCACCAATTCATTTTCCCATTTAGTTCACCTTTGCCCCGGCAATGACTTCGACTTGGGGGAGTTTGGCGGCGGTGAGTTCGCAAGAGAGCATGGGGAAGGAGGAGGCGTGATATTCGGCGTGGATGAGCCGGTCGGCGAAACCGGGGTTGGCTCGACCGAGATTGTGTTTTTGCAAGAGCGTGACGGCGGCGGGCGAAAAGACGAAGCCGTTTTCAACGGACATGGCGGCGAGCGCGGAAATAGCCTCGGATTTTGGAAGTTTGTAATGATGCTGGAGCGCAAAATACGTTTTCGTGACAACCAGATCACTAACCGCGCAGTGCCCGCCAGAGTTGATAATGTCCATCACGCGGTTGATGGTTTTTTTGGCACGCGCCTCGGGCTCGCCGGTGATCAGGCGCAGGACGACCGAGGTATCACGACCAACGGTCGCTCATCGTTTGGCGCAACCCTGTTCAATGCTTTTTCGGACAGAGGCCATGTCGTGGCTGGCAACCTTCTCTGCGTAAGGGCGGGCGATGCCGAACCAAGCGGGCTGGGGGCGGGGCGCCGCTTCGGATGATGGCGAATCGGGCTCATCCAGCCATTCGGAAAACAAGCTTATCGCGATGGCCCTGACGGGTTTGCCGGTAAGCGCGCTTTTGGCTTTTACCCTGCGATACAGGTTGTCGGGAATATCAAGCGTGGCGTTCATTGAATACAGGTTGTTGTATTACAGGGTTTCCGTCGAGGTGCGAAAGATTGACGTCCTACGGGGAGAATTGCGGTTGGCATATCTGATCGGGCGTAAGGAATATGGCTGACTGGGGTTCGTTGGTGCAGGCCGATTGTCTTGCGCTGTGCGGTATGGCGCGATGGGGATCGTAAATTTTTTCAAAACATTATTTGCCAACCACACCAAGGCATTTCACATGTTTGGGGATGATCATCGGCATCCCCAAGGAAATCAAAAATGGAGAAACTCGCGTATCAGTAACGCCCGCGCTTGTCGCGCGGTGCGTCAGTCTCGGAGCCACGGTGCTCGTGCAGAAAGGCGCGGGAATGCCCGCCGGGTTTGCCGATGCCGAGTATGCCGCCTCCGGCGCGAAGATCGAATCGAAGGCGCGCACGATTTGGAAAAACGCCGAACTGATCGTGAAGGTGAAGGAGCCGCTCGAATCCGAATACGGACTGCTGCAAAACGGCCAGACACTTTTCACTTATCTGCACCTCGCCGCCGTGCCAGACCTTGCGAAGGTTTTGCTCAAGAAAAACGTGCTCGGCATCGCCTACGAAACCATCGAGGCGCGCGACGGCTCGCTGCCACTACTCAAGCCAATGTCGCAAATCGCGGGACGTCTTTCGCTCCAGATCGGCGCTTATTTTCTGCAAAGCCAGAATGGCGGCTCGGGGGTGTTGCTCGGCGGCGTGCCCGGCGTGAAATCGGGCGCGGTGGCGATTGTCGGCGCGGGCAACTCCGGCGCGCACGCGTGCCGCATCGCCGCGGGCATGGGCGCGCGCGTCACGATTCTCGACCTCGACACGCGCAAGCTCGACATGATCGACGACCTGTATCGCGGCGCCGTCACCACGCTTGCGGCGAATCCCGCCAATATCGAGGCCGCCGTGGCCAACGCGGACCTCGTTGTCGGCGCGGTGCTGATTCCGGGGGCGAAAGCCCCGGTTGTCGTCACCCGTCAAATGGTGCGGCAAATGCGTCCCGGCAGCGTGCTTGTTGACATTGCGGTCGATCAAGGCGGCTGCATGGAAACGATCCGCCCGACATCGCACGAATCGCCCACCTACAAGCGCGACGGAGTCGTGCACTATGCGGTGCCGAACATGCCGGCGATGGTCGGGCGCACCTCGACAATCGCGCTCACGCAGGCGACGGAGCCGTTCCTTGTGCGCTTTATCGAAAAAGGCGTGAAGTCCGCGATCGAGGAAACTCAAGGCCTCGCCAAGGGCGTCAACACGCGCGACGGCAAAATCGTGAACACGGCCGTCGCGAAAGCGCTTGGATACGCCTGATAAACCAGTCCGTTTTTCCAACCCCCGCAAATCCTGCTCATCCCGCCCGCAATTCCATTCAACGATGGTTTGAGCGGCATGAGTGTCTTGTCCGTGGGAACGGATGTAACGTTACACGAGTTTTGCTTTGCCGTTTTATTGCGCGTGTCCACAGGATTTCCTGAAAGGCTTGAACGTTCCCCGACATGAAAAAAAACGACATATTGAAGGCCGGCGTCATCGCCCTTGCGGCTCCCTTGTTTACGCAGGCCGGTGCGACTGTGAAAAACATTGTTGTGATTCTGGCCGACGATCTCGGCGTCAAGGATCTCGGTTGTTATAACAAGGGCACTTTTTATGAGACTCCAAATTTGGACAGGCTTGCCGCGCAGGGCGTTCGCTTCACCAATGGTTATGCGTCCTGTCCCGTGTGCAGTCCCTCGCGGTTCGGTCTGATGACCGGGCGCTATGCCACGCGCGCCGACGCCACCGACTGGTTTGGCGCGAAGCGCGGCGGCAGATTTCAACCGGCGCAAATGATTCATCACATGCCGCTGGAGGAGGTCACCCTGGCCGGGCGTTTGCGCGAAACGGGTTACCAGACGTTTTTTGTCGGCAAATGGCATTTGGGGGAGGATGAAAAATACTGGCCCGAGCACCGGGGGTTCGACACCAATGTTGCGGGTTGGATGCGGGGAAGTCCCGGGAGCTATTTTTCCCCTTACAAAAATCCGCGCCTGCCCGACGGCCCCGCTGGAGAATTTCTCACGGACAGGCTTGCGAGCGAAAGCATCGCGCTTTTGCGGAGCAGGGACAAGACGCGTCCTTTTTTGCTGTATCATAGTTTTTACCAAGTGCACACGCCGCTGAGGGCTCCGGCCGAGTTGATTGAAAAATACAAGGCAAAGGCGGAAAAACTCGGTCTTGATCGCGGGGAAGATTTTGGCGAGGAGGAGCAATCCTGGCAGCGCGCCCAGCCGCGTCGCGTGCGCATTCGGCAAAACCATGCCGTCTATGCGGCCATGGTGGAGAGCATGGACACCGCGGTTGGGCGGATTCTGGACGAGCTCGGCAAACAGGGCCTTCTGGAAAACACCCTTGTTATTTTCACATCCGACAACGGCGGGTTGAGCACCAGTGAAGGCCACCCCACATGCAATTTGCCTTATCGCGGAGGCAAGGGCTGGATGTATGAAGGCGGGTTGCGCGTGCCGTATATTGCGAGACTTCCCGGAGCGGCGCGCGACGGGCGCGTATGCGACACGCCGGTGTGCGGCATCGATTTGCTGCCAACCACGCTTGCATTTGCCGGCGCGGCGTTGCCGGCGAATCGCGAGATCGACGGTGTCAACTTGATGCCCCTGTTGGAAAAAAATGAAGCGCCGGAACGGGATGCGCTTTACTGGCATTATCCCCACTACGGCAATCAAGGCGGGTTTCCCTCCTCGGCCATTCGCATGGGCGATTGGAAACTGATAGAGCGGTTGGAGGACGGGCGAGTGCACTTGTATAATTTGCGCGCGGACATCGGCGAAAAACGCGATCTGGCTTCGCGGGAACCCGAGCGTGTCGCCGAAATGCGTGCGAAACTTCATGCTTGGTATAAACAAACCGGGGCGCGTTTCTTGGAACCCAAGCCCGGCGGTCCGGTTCCTTGGCGGCCTGATGATAAATGATAATAAACATCAGGCGACATTTCCGCACTGTTGAAAAGCAGCGGTAACACGAAACCAAATGATATGTCGGCGATACCGGACGTCTGTCGCGATATTCCCTTCGCGCACATTTCGAAATGTCGCCTTTATACAGCTCGCTTGGCATTGGTGGATTTTTTGCAATGATTCCGGCCATGCGTATTCGAATTACCCTTTTCATCATCGCTTTGGTTGCGCTCGTTTCCGGCGGGTTTGGCTTGCAATCCGCAGTCAACGCCCAGGTTGCCTGGCCCGAAGTCACTCGCGAGGCGAAGCCTTGGACGCGTTGGTGGTGGCTTGGCAATGCGGTTGACGAACAAAACCTCTCGCGAGAACTCAAGCTTTTCGCCGAGGCGGGACTCGGGGGCGTGGAGATCACGCCGATTTATGGCGCGAAGGGCTATGAGGAGCGTTTCATTCCGTTTCTCTCGGAGCGTTACATCGAGGTGCTCGGCCACACAATCAACGAGGCAAACAAACTCGGACTTTCGGTTGACATGGCCACGGGCACGGGATGGCCGTTCGGCGGTCCGCAGGTGCGCGACGAGGACGCCGAACTCAAAATCGCGTTTGATGCCGAGCGGAAGTTTGCGCCCGTTCCCACAAACTTTCGCGTGAAGCGCGCCGCGCCGGGAGGCGAGGGCTTGGTGATCAATCCTTACTCGGCCGATGCGCTCGCGCGCTATCTCGCGCCGATTTCGGACGCGCTGGCGAAGCTGCCCGAGGGCGCGCGCGTGCACGGGCAACTTCATGATTCATTTCAATACAAGGCAAACTGGGCGAACGAGCTTCCCGCGGCGTTTGAAAAAATGCACGGCTACAAACTTGCCGATCATTCCGCGCTTCTCTCCACGCGCGGCGCCGGCATTTCCGCGCTTTCGCCCGGGGACGCCGACAAGCTCGCGCGCATTAAATCCGATTACCGCGAAACGCTTGCCTCGTTGCACATGGATTTCGTTCGCGAGTGGGTGAAGTGGACGCATGGCGTCGGCGGAATCGCGCGCGAGCAGGCCCACGGCGCGCCGGCCAACCTGATCGACCTTTATGCGCTCGCCGATATTCCCGAAACGGAAATCTACGGTTCGTCGGTGTTTCCCATTCCCTATTATCGCAATTCCGACGCGACCGGACGCCGTGAGTCGCCGCACCCGCTTGTCAACCGCTTCGCGTCATCCGCGGCGCACCTTGTCGGGAAGAATCTCGTCTCTGCGGAAACATTCACCTGGACTCGCGAGCATTTTCACGGGTCGCCCGCGGCGCTGAAACCCGAGCTTGATCAACTTTTTCTCACAGGCGTGAACCATGTTTTTTATCATGGCGCGGCTTACAGCCCCGCGGACGTGCCGTGGCCGGGCTGGCTCTTCTACGCCTCGACGCAATACAATCCGCGCAATCCGCTCTGGCCCGCGTTCACCGCGTTCAACACTTACATCACCCGCGTGCAATCCTTCCTGCAAATGGGGCGGCATGATAACGACATGCTCATCTACTGGCCCGTTCACGATCTCTGGCATCGCGCCGCTGGCTGGAATCGCAACTTCGGCGTGCACGGCAGGGGCTGGATGCTCGACTCGCCGACCGAGGAAATCGCGCGCGTCCTCGTTGCGCAGGGGCGCCAGTTCGATTTTGTATCCGACGATCAACTACAAAAAGCGGTGGCCGACAAAACACGCCGCGCCTTGGTCACCGAAAGCGGGGCGGCCTACAAGCAACTTGTCGTTCCGCCGGTCACGCACATGCCCGTGGAAACCTTTGCCGCCATCATACGGCTCGTCGAAGCCGGCGCGCAGGTGACCTTCATGAAGGACATCCCTCGCGATGTTCCCGGTTTTGCCCGCGTTGAGGAGCGTCGCGCCAGACTCAGCCAGATGCAGTTTGGGTTTCCCTCCTCGTTCAATCCCCGCGCGCCGCTCACCCCCGTGCGCACCATGCGCGGCACCTTTCACGTCATGTCAATGGAGGCGCTCGAGAAAATGCCCGCGCCGTTTGCAAACCAAGGCCTCGGCATGGTGCGTCGCAAATATGACGGCGGCGAAATCTACTTCCTCACCAACCTCACAGGAAAAGCGTTTGACGACATGGTCACGCTGAAGCTCGGACGGCTTCCCTCGCCATCCGAGGCCGAAAATGAAGTCGCCACAATTCACGATCCGCGCACGGGCACCATCGGCATGGCCGACCTTCATCGTGTTTCCGGAAAAATTCCGCGCACGGAAATACGCCTTCAGCTCGCGCCCGGCGAAAGCCTCATCGTCAAGGTTGCCCGCGACGGCGCGCGCACCCGCCTCTGGAAATACGCCAAGCCCGCGGGAATCCCCGTGACGATTTCTGACGACCTCGAATGGCGCGTCACGTTCACGGAAGGCGCGCCCGCGATTCCGCCAGCCTATGTCACTCGCGAACTCAAGTCGTGGCCGGAGCAGGGGGGGGAGGCCGGGCGCTACGCGGGCACGGCGCGCTACGAAACGACATTCACGCTGCCCGAGGGCGCGAAATATGACGAATGGCAGCTCGATCTCGGGGATGTGCGCGAGGTGGCGCGTGTTTTTGTCAACGGCAATGAAGTCGATTATCTTTGGTGCCTGCCGTTTCGCACACGCGTGGGCAAACATTTGAAGCCCGGTGAAAACACGCTCGCAATCGAGGTCACAAATCTCGCGGCAAACCGCATCCGCGACATGGATGTGCGTGGCGAACAATGGAAAAATTTCCATGAAATCAATTTTGTGAACGTCCACTACAAGCCGCTCGACGCCTCGAAGTGGCCGCTGCAACCCTCCGGCCTTCTCGGCCCCGTGACGCTCACTCCTTTGAAATTGGAGTGAGATGCGGCGACGCCGCGCGTCATGCCGCGTTCCGAAATATGGACGCCGGTTGATGCGTTCCAAATTGATGGGCAGCGCCTTGCCGCTTGTTTGCTGGACCGCGACTTTCGAGTTGGCGCAAGTGCGGCCGACTCGAAGTTTGGAATGCCGAAGGGGCGGAGCGCCGAGACTTATCTTGCGCGCGGAACGATTACCACAGGGCAGGTTGCCTTGCGCAGGACGGTTTGCGTGGTGCTGCCGATGAGCAGGTCGTAGAAGGCAGTGTGGCCGTGCGAGCCCATCACGATATAATCGGCCTTGTGTGTCTGCGCTTCCGCGAGAATCCCGGTTTGGGCGGGCCCGCTGATTTGCACGGTTTGCACGTGTTGCATGCCGCGGGATTTCAGTTCTTCGCTGATTTCGGCGAGGCGGCGCGTGGCGTGTTTTTCACTGGAGGCGATGGTTTCCTGGAAGTTTTCCATCGTGAGACCATAGTCGCTCGTGATGATCAGTGGTTGCACGACATGGAGCAAAACAATGCGCGCGTTCATGGCGGAGGCGAGGGTGGTCGCCGCTTCGATAACCCCTTTCGTGGCTTTCGAGAAGTCGATTGGAACGAGTATCGTTTTCATGGCGATTTCAGGATACGCGGGATTTGTGTTTTGGCCATGACGAAATGATGTTTTCGGAACAAAAAAATGAAAAACACGGGTGTTTCGGATGCGGGTTTTGTTGCGCGTCATTTGACGTTCGTTTTCTGCCTGCGCGACGAGTTTACCCCCTGATGCGGGGCGTGTATGTTGGCTCTGCATCATGCGACGTCTTCATGGCGGCAGTGGCTCGCTTGTAGTCCAAATATTTTGAGGCCATTAAAATGACATGGACATAGCCCGTGTTTTTGAGCAAAACATAGGCCTGTTCCTCAATGATATGAATTCCCCATACACTCTCGGCAGTTGTGCTAGGTTTATCTTAGGAGTGGTTCTCCTTTTTGGCCTCGCTTCTTTTTCACCTGCCGTTGCTCAGACTAGGCTCGGCATCAAGGCTGCGCCCAATGCTACGAATGGCGAGATCGTTGAGCTGCCGCGCTACACCGTCACTGATTCGCGCATCCTTCCGCCGCCCGAATCTTGGCGCCATGCCACGTTACCCG
This genomic interval carries:
- the ald gene encoding alanine dehydrogenase; this translates as MIIGIPKEIKNGETRVSVTPALVARCVSLGATVLVQKGAGMPAGFADAEYAASGAKIESKARTIWKNAELIVKVKEPLESEYGLLQNGQTLFTYLHLAAVPDLAKVLLKKNVLGIAYETIEARDGSLPLLKPMSQIAGRLSLQIGAYFLQSQNGGSGVLLGGVPGVKSGAVAIVGAGNSGAHACRIAAGMGARVTILDLDTRKLDMIDDLYRGAVTTLAANPANIEAAVANADLVVGAVLIPGAKAPVVVTRQMVRQMRPGSVLVDIAVDQGGCMETIRPTSHESPTYKRDGVVHYAVPNMPAMVGRTSTIALTQATEPFLVRFIEKGVKSAIEETQGLAKGVNTRDGKIVNTAVAKALGYA
- a CDS encoding sulfatase, with amino-acid sequence MKKNDILKAGVIALAAPLFTQAGATVKNIVVILADDLGVKDLGCYNKGTFYETPNLDRLAAQGVRFTNGYASCPVCSPSRFGLMTGRYATRADATDWFGAKRGGRFQPAQMIHHMPLEEVTLAGRLRETGYQTFFVGKWHLGEDEKYWPEHRGFDTNVAGWMRGSPGSYFSPYKNPRLPDGPAGEFLTDRLASESIALLRSRDKTRPFLLYHSFYQVHTPLRAPAELIEKYKAKAEKLGLDRGEDFGEEEQSWQRAQPRRVRIRQNHAVYAAMVESMDTAVGRILDELGKQGLLENTLVIFTSDNGGLSTSEGHPTCNLPYRGGKGWMYEGGLRVPYIARLPGAARDGRVCDTPVCGIDLLPTTLAFAGAALPANREIDGVNLMPLLEKNEAPERDALYWHYPHYGNQGGFPSSAIRMGDWKLIERLEDGRVHLYNLRADIGEKRDLASREPERVAEMRAKLHAWYKQTGARFLEPKPGGPVPWRPDDK
- a CDS encoding glycosyl hydrolase, which produces MRIRITLFIIALVALVSGGFGLQSAVNAQVAWPEVTREAKPWTRWWWLGNAVDEQNLSRELKLFAEAGLGGVEITPIYGAKGYEERFIPFLSERYIEVLGHTINEANKLGLSVDMATGTGWPFGGPQVRDEDAELKIAFDAERKFAPVPTNFRVKRAAPGGEGLVINPYSADALARYLAPISDALAKLPEGARVHGQLHDSFQYKANWANELPAAFEKMHGYKLADHSALLSTRGAGISALSPGDADKLARIKSDYRETLASLHMDFVREWVKWTHGVGGIAREQAHGAPANLIDLYALADIPETEIYGSSVFPIPYYRNSDATGRRESPHPLVNRFASSAAHLVGKNLVSAETFTWTREHFHGSPAALKPELDQLFLTGVNHVFYHGAAYSPADVPWPGWLFYASTQYNPRNPLWPAFTAFNTYITRVQSFLQMGRHDNDMLIYWPVHDLWHRAAGWNRNFGVHGRGWMLDSPTEEIARVLVAQGRQFDFVSDDQLQKAVADKTRRALVTESGAAYKQLVVPPVTHMPVETFAAIIRLVEAGAQVTFMKDIPRDVPGFARVEERRARLSQMQFGFPSSFNPRAPLTPVRTMRGTFHVMSMEALEKMPAPFANQGLGMVRRKYDGGEIYFLTNLTGKAFDDMVTLKLGRLPSPSEAENEVATIHDPRTGTIGMADLHRVSGKIPRTEIRLQLAPGESLIVKVARDGARTRLWKYAKPAGIPVTISDDLEWRVTFTEGAPAIPPAYVTRELKSWPEQGGEAGRYAGTARYETTFTLPEGAKYDEWQLDLGDVREVARVFVNGNEVDYLWCLPFRTRVGKHLKPGENTLAIEVTNLAANRIRDMDVRGEQWKNFHEINFVNVHYKPLDASKWPLQPSGLLGPVTLTPLKLE
- a CDS encoding universal stress protein gives rise to the protein MKTILVPIDFSKATKGVIEAATTLASAMNARIVLLHVVQPLIITSDYGLTMENFQETIASSEKHATRRLAEISEELKSRGMQHVQTVQISGPAQTGILAEAQTHKADYIVMGSHGHTAFYDLLIGSTTQTVLRKATCPVVIVPRAR